The Chionomys nivalis chromosome 1, mChiNiv1.1, whole genome shotgun sequence sequence aaccctaagacagaagcaataaagaaaacaaaaactgagggaaTACTCAAAGTGAAAAACTTAGGAATTTCAATAGGAACTACAGAGGCTTgtttcaccaacagaatacaagagatgaaagagagaatttcAAGGCATTGAACATATAAGAGAGGAAATTAAtatatcaaagaaaatgttaaatctaagaaaaaaatcctgacacaaaacatccagaaactctaggacactatgaaaagatcacACCTAAgaataagctgggtggtggaaaaaaaaaaaaaagtgcacgcctttaatcccaggactcaggaggcagaggcaggtggatctctgtgagtctgaggctagcctggtctacaagagctagttccaggacaggctccaacgttacagagaaactgtatcttggaaaactaaaataaaaaaattaaaattaaaattaaaaattactaagaatggagaaaggagaagaatcccagttcaaaggcccagaaaatatttccaaaaacCATAGAAGAAATTTTCtgtaacctaaagaaggagatgctgtcattagtggtacacgcctttaaatccaggaggaagaggcagatggatctctgtgagtttgaggccagcttgctctacagagcaagctccaggacagccagagctatacagaggaaccctctctcgaaaaacaaaaaaataaaaaaatttttttaaaaaagtaagaaaggaaatgccttacaagaagcatacagaggaccaaatagattggaccagaaaaagAAAGTCCCCTCACTTCAAAACACTAGACATACACAACAAAGAAAGATTACTAAAATCTGTAAGAGAAAAAGtttaagtaacatataaaggcaaacctatcagaattacacctaatTTCTCAATGAAGACTCCAAAAGCCAGAAGGGTctggactagatgtcctgcagaCTCTTAAGAAAACATAGATGCgccctttcctcttctgtttcttcagcgtgcacacgcgttttctctgtctctctttctctctcctctctctctctctctctctctctctctctctctctcactctctctccctttctcccctttaataaatgcttttatggcaaaaaaaaaaagaaagaaaacatatatgcCAGTTGAGATTACTATAACCAGCAAATTCAATggccataaatggagaaaaaaaagttaTTCCATCAAACTTCAACAATATCTATCTATAAACCTAGAGGTACAGAATGTGCTGGAAGGAAAATTCCAATTTAAAGAGGTTAACTACACtcatgaaaacaaacacaggaaataatCTCACATCagccaaaccaaaaaaagaagagcacacactttcacacacagaTACTAccccaacaacaaaataacaaaaatcaacaaTCACTGGTTACTGATGCCTCTCAATATTAATGGTTTCATTTCcctaataaaaagacacagactaacagaatagaTGTGAAACCAggacccatttttctttttttttaattatttatttatttattatgtatacagtgttctgccagcatgtatccctgcaggtcagaagagggcaccagctctccttacggatggttgtgagccaccatgtggttgctgggaattgaactcaagacctctggaagagcagccagtgctcttaacctctgagccatctctccagcccgaggacCCATTTTTCTGCTTCATTCAAGAAACACATCTGAGCCTTTCTGCTGGGAACCGGCTGCTCGCTGTCGAAATGGGCAAGTTCATGAAACCCGGGAAAGTGGTGCTCGTCCTGGCTGGACGCTACTCGGGACGCAAAGCCGTCATCGTGAAGAACATTGATGATGGCACCTCAGACCGCCCTTACAGCCATGCCCTGGTGGCTGGAATTGACCGCTATCCCCGAAAAGTGACGGCTGCCATGGGCAAGAAGAAAGTCGCCAAGAGATCCAAGATCAAGTCCTTTGTGAAGGTTTATAACTACAACCACCTGATGCCCACAAGGTACTCTGTTGACATCCCCCTGGACAAAACTGTTGTCAACAAGGATGTCTTTAGGGACCCAGCCCTGAAACGAAAGGCAAGGCGGGAAGCCAAGGTCAAATTTGAGGAACGATACAAGACAGGAAAGAACAAATGGTTTTTCCAGAAGCTTCGCTTTTAggtatatttttgtttacatcattaaagtttaaaaaacaaaacaaaaaaaaaaaaaaaaaagaaacacatctgaaTATTAAGGATAGATATTACCTCAGGGTAAAAggttaggggaaaaaaaaacagtctaaGCAAACAGAtctaagaaacaaactggtgtagccattttactaacaaaatagacttcaaacctaatcaaaagaaaaatccttatcccaacaaactgaaagacagaagaaaatatccaaattaacaagatcaagGGGAAAGGTTGGGAGGAGGTACATACGGATAGCCACAGAAGAAATCCAAGGACATACTTTTAAAACCTGCACTCTACCAAGCTGgaccaaaaaaatatataataaatggataattttctcaataggtaccacttaccaaagttaaatcaagatgagataaacaatttaaatagatctataaccccTAGTAAAAGAGAAGCTAACAAAGTTGCTATCTGAAATAAACATGTGATAGATTCCGTGCCGGTACTGGGATCTCCAAGGAGAAACATTTTCCTCGTTTCAGTCATTGGAACGCCTGCTTCTAGTCCCTAAGAACTCTCTTGGCACACTGTGCCAGGttcaaaataaatgcttatttttaaaaaggaaatctaTATATTGACTTTTTTTAATCAATCATCAATTGTGCAGTCAAAATTAGAGTTCTTGGGTTTAAACAATGACTAGGGCCTCCAAATAACTAAAGACTTATTTAGCTTTGTGGGTGGTGTTTTCATGCAAATGAGCAAGGGTGGGCTCTCTGTTCTGTAGTTCTGAGTTTGGTTTTAACACTCTGTACTGCCTATGTACACAGTATGTTAAGTCCTTAGAGACTGAAATTACTGCTTTTGTGCAGCTGTATTTTGAATAAAGTCACCTCTACCGCAGTGTTAACCACAAGGACAGGCAAACTGATTGTGTGttctcacttttttttcctgactgcTGTAACTTAAGTTTTGAAACTGAACTGCTTTGAATAAATCGAAGAGTtgttaacaaagaaataaatactcATCTTAACATGGGGTTTCCCCGTTTACCTCTATTGCCTATGTGTAATGTCTGTCTCCCCTCTATCCAGGACAAataccccttcccttcctttcccttgtcccctttcccctttccgtagtccccttcccctctccctggtCCCCCATCTCCTTCACCAGcacatcctagcccattctaCACAGAACTCCCCTTTTCCGCTTCTTAAAAATTACACTTGCaatcatttgctgctgttttctgcctgagtcagaaagcagccacttgaACTTTTCCTCCCCACTTAATAAAGGCTCTCCTGTGAAAACTGGTGTTTGGGGGTGGTTTGTGCCTAATCATGGGGTCCAGGAGGACCCACTGTTCAGGGTCTCCTTCAGTTGTAATATCTAACATTATCAAggagtacattttaaaatagttaaaatagaATGGAAGTGGTGTCACaaatctttaatccaagcactcaggaggcagggcaaACAGATCTCttagagttcaaagccagcctcatctatacagcaagttccaggccagctagggctaccttgtgagaccctgtctcaaagaaaacagataaacagacagacagaatagtgaagtaatatgtttaattttccataattTTAAGGAAACTATGGTGACTTTCTCATACAATGATAGCCTTCTATTTTAAATTCAAGCGTACTTAATTTTACCCATGATCTCTGATCATCAGCTCCCAAATCCCTTTGAAAATCGTTTGTTATCAAAAGCTGCTTGACTTCACTTGGCAAGAaaatacacgtgcacacacactaacaGAAAGATAAAACACTGAAGGGAGATCCTCAAACAAAAGAAGTAATCTCTATAGGAGgacagacacaggaggacagAAAAACCAACTCAAAGGGAAAAACCTATGAGTAGCTtacaaaataaacatgtaaattaCTATAAATGATGTTGTTCAAACAATAGGAAaaggataaaacaaaaatgttagcATATCTCATCCTAGCTTTGTCAACAAAATGATCAaagtattaattaatattaatgattaaagatgtgggctgaaattctttgagaattcaaGACTGAAAGGAAGAATcaacaaagtttaaaaacaaacaaacaacagcaacaacaacaacaaaaaaaaaacagcagcacTTCAGAAAGTGCTGAAAGACCCTGGAAGACATTAAATCTACGTATGAAACACTGAACACTAAAGACAAAGAAATTGAGCcacatttttcatttcaaattgtTCTTTGGGTATAAAGAAACCATCCTGAATATATAGATAGCAATTTAACTCAAATGACTATCTACATATATAAAAGTCTTTATCAAGGTAATGCCTAAAGGGAACCCAATCCAAACAACATGACAGGAAAGTGCAGCAGGAAAGACCAAAGGTGGAAAGTGAAGAGCAATGGAAAACAAAACTAGAGGCAGAGGAGACTGGAAATGTgacatataaaaattatacaatgacAAAAGCAAGAGAAGGCATAAGAGCAGAATAAGCTGACTGTCATACCTAGCAACTGGAACCACAGCAAGCACACCAAGTACAAGTATAAAATCCCTTATATAAAATCCTCATGCCCAGACTGTATCATTGCACTAAATTCTGCAGATTTAGCAATATATTTGTGCACACTGCCATACACTATGGATACCCTTTTAAAGTCTTAAGATGTACTGACTAATCAAGCACATTGGTATTTCTGGAACCAAGTTAGGAATATTCATAAATACAAAGACAACAAAAACATCATGTCAACTCTGGTCATATTTTCTTGCCAAATAAAGAAGGTTTTGAGAACAAATGGTATTCAATGCTTTTATAAATTGGGAATCAATAATGAGAAACTATGGGTCAAATCCAGTATGATTGGctacaaaataaaacactatgacAATTCTATTAAGTAATGTTTggtggagaagaaaaagaaagggacaaGTATAGAGTTATTTGATAGTTCATCTGAAGTGAGGACTCAAcaaatctagtttcttgagagGGGTGGTTTGGCAAAGCAAGCTGATGCTTTAGTTCAGAGATGCAGCCTGTACACAGTACACCTAGGGACAATTCCCGCATAAAATGGAGAGACAGGAAAAAAGAGGTTTGGCTTCATGGCACTatatcatcactaccaccattttaaaaattttacttgcTATGTTTTTACTTGATACTTATGTTTACCTCTGTGCTCTAAATTTCCATTTGCCAAATGAGCTGCTCATGAGCAAAAAGGCCACTAGAGGGAAGCAGAGCACAGAGGATTCTTTGTAGCCATTTACAAGCAAATAAAGCACAAACTCGTGTGTTAAAATTACTTCTAAAATTCAGGCTTTATAACTTTTAAGTTTATCTTGAAGTGAATCTGAATTTAATTTGAAGTACATTTTATTAtaagaattttgaattttgagaaaatcaacttgCAAAGTCTTTTGCAAAATTCAATTTATGGCATTTATCATATTTGTTTCATTattctttctaaatacagatgAACCTGAATGTTTATTTCTCTAAATCATTCTGAGCACTTTCACATTGATTTCAAGTGTCCTTTAAAAAgcagtgtgggggctggagagatggctcaaaggttaagagcactgattgctcttccagaagtcctgagttcaattcccagaaaccacatggtggctcacaaccatctataatgagatctggtgccctcttctggcctgcaggcataaatgaaggtagaacactgtatatataagaaataaataaatcaaaaaataaaaactaaaaagcagTGTGGAGCCAGAGAGATAGCACATCAGGTAGAAGGACAGGAGTTCAATCTACTAAACTCTCCCCATGCCCCAATACAATCCCACCCCTGTAATAGGCAGGGTGCAGTGTGCcaatctgtaatcccaacactactACTAAGAGataggaggcaaagacaagaaGATAAGCTATCATGTACCAGATAGACTAGGTACACAATTAAATGGCAAAAACAAGAAAGACCCTGCCTGCCTCAATGAGGTAAATGCAAGAGTTGATTGACAAAAGTTGTTCTCTGtactagagtttgaagtcagggactgtgaagcctccagaagttcttttattgtacaggattgttttggctatcctgggtttttttgtttttctgtatgaagttgagtactgttcttttgaggtctgaaaaattttgctgggattttgatgggcattgcattggctctgtaaattgcttttggtaagactgccatttttctatgttaattctgccaACACTAGAGCATGGAAAAGGTCAAAATAGTAAAGGTTAGATATAAAAGCCAGTATTAAGGAATTGTTGTTCATAATGCCTTTTTTCTATatgattttaaagataaagaCACTATACAAAGATAGAATTCAAAATTGGACATGGTAGCTCATACCATGAGCCATACATAGCTCATAAGAGGCTGTGACTGGAAGACTAACTCAAGATCagggccagcctagactacagtgccacagagagagacaaagagacagacagacag is a genomic window containing:
- the LOC130887236 gene encoding 60S ribosomal protein L27, which translates into the protein MGKFMKPGKVVLVLAGRYSGRKAVIVKNIDDGTSDRPYSHALVAGIDRYPRKVTAAMGKKKVAKRSKIKSFVKVYNYNHLMPTRYSVDIPLDKTVVNKDVFRDPALKRKARREAKVKFEERYKTGKNKWFFQKLRF